A section of the Bacteroidota bacterium genome encodes:
- a CDS encoding winged helix-turn-helix transcriptional regulator: MRRDIFQAIADPTRRAIITLIALQAMTPNAIADNFHTTRQSVSKHLRILTECELVKQEQQGREIYYSLEIEKMKEIDKWIEQFRKIWETRFNELDKLLSTMKKQKK; encoded by the coding sequence ATGAGACGAGACATTTTCCAGGCAATAGCTGACCCGACAAGGCGGGCAATTATTACTTTAATTGCATTACAGGCAATGACACCGAACGCCATTGCTGACAATTTCCACACGACCAGGCAATCTGTTTCCAAACACCTTCGTATACTCACGGAATGCGAACTGGTAAAACAGGAACAACAAGGCAGGGAAATTTATTATTCACTTGAAATTGAAAAAATGAAAGAGATCGATAAATGGATAGAACAATTCAGGAAGATCTGGGAAACCAGGTTCAATGAACTTGACAAATTATTATCAACAATGAAAAAACAAAAAAAATGA